The genome window TGGAAGGACGCCATCGCCTCCTCCTACCCGCACGACGACGACGCGGTGCTGTACCTCTTCTCCCTCTACCAGGAGGCCTACGGCTGGGACTGGATCGCCGAGTTCGCCGCCCAGCAGCCGCAGTTCAACCGGGGCTCGCACACCCCGGGCGTCGCCGTCAACGCCAAGCGGAAGGCCATCGGCGTCGGCGGCTCCGGCACACTGACCGCGCCCCCGACCGCCGCGACCCGCTTCGCCGTGGCCGACGGACACCCCTTCATTGCCTGGGGCCAGCGTGCCGCGATCCTCAGGAAGGCCGCCAACCCCACCGCCGGCAAGCTGTACCTCAACTGGGCGCTGTCCACCGAACGCCAGCAGGGCTCCTTCAACGGCTGGTCCGTCCGCACGGACGTCACCCCCGCCGGCGGGCTGAAGCCCGTGTGGACCTACCGGAACGCCCACCTCGACGGCTTCCCCCGGTTCATGGAGGACCGCGCCCAGGTCGAGCGCTGGAAGCAGACCTTCGCCCTCTACTTCGGCGAGGTCAAGGGCGACCCGACACCGGGCGTCCTCGGCCTGCACCCCGGGCGGTAGCAGCGCGCACCGGACGGGCACGGCGCACTCCCTCACGTCCCCTTACCTCGGTCACACGTGCCACTGTCTACACTCGGCTGGCCCCGCCGGCCCCGTGCCAGCCAGCCCGTGCCCGTCCGGACCGTCGCAGAGGGAATCGCCGCCGTGCCCGCCATCGCCGCCCCCGCCTTCGTACGCCGAGGTTCGCTGTCGCTCCGGCGGCTGCCCGACCTGGTGTTCCTGACCGTCGTCGTGGGCGGGGTGCTCCGCCTCGTCGACGTCAACTCCACGCTGTGCTGGGAACTGGTCCCGCTCATCACCCTGCTGTCGGGCGGATACGTCGGCGGACTCGCCCTCTGGGACCGGCTGGGGAGCCGGGGCAGGCCCCTGTGGCTCGCCGCCCTGCTGGCCCTGTGGTGCGCGATCTCCTGGGGGATGCCCGCGTCCGTCGCCACCGCCTACACCTGGCTGGCCCTGCCGCTGGCCATCCTCGCCCTGCGCATGTTCACCGGCCCTGCGGCGGTCGCCGCCGTCGGCGGGATCACCGTGCTGCTCGTCGTGGTGATCGCCCGGACCTCCGCGCCCCTCCACCCCGAACTGGTCGTCCCGCCCACCGCCGCGCTCTGGGCCACCGTCGCCCTCTACCGCGCCCAGCAGCGGCTCCTCGGCGAACTCCGGCGCACCCGAGCCGAGTTGGCGCGCGGCCAGCGCGAGGCCGGCCGGCTCGCCGAGCGCGCCCGCATCGCCCGCGACCTGCACGACACCCTCGCCCAGGAACTCGCCGGCAGCCGGATGCTCCTCCAGGCCGCCGACCGGGACTGGGACCGCCGCCCCGACCTCGCCAGGACCCAGGTCCGCACGGTCGTGGACGCGCTCGGCGCGCATCTCGCCGAGACCCGCACCATCATCGGCGACCTCACCCCGCCCGCCCTGGAGCACGGCGACCTCACCACCGCGCTGCGCGCCCTCTGCGCCCGCGACACGACCACACCCACCCGGGTGCTGTTCCGGACCGAGGGCGAGCCGGGCGACCTGTCCCGGGACCGGGCCGCCGCCCTGCTCCGCGTCGCCCAGGGCCTGCTGGCCAACGCCCGGGAGCACGCCCGCGCCCGCCATGTCTGGGTCACCCTCGACCACCGCGACCGCGCGACCGTCCGCGTAGAGGTGCGCGACGACGGCGTGGGCTTCGACGCGGGGCGCACCACCGCCCGCCGGGGCGACCGGGGGCTCGGCCTCGCCGCCGGCCGGGACCGGCTGCGCGCCCTCGGCGGCTCGCTCACCGTCCGAAGCGCCCCCGGCCGAGGCACCCTGGCCCGCGCCAGCCTCCCCGTGGACACCCTCGCCCTGGCCGGCCCGGCGGTCGGCCGGTGACCGACCCCGACGCCCCCGCCACCCCCGCGCTGCGCGTCCTGATCGTGGACGACCACATGGTCGTACGCGCCGGACTGCGCGCCCTGCTCACCGGCGAACCCGGCTTCGAGGTGGTCGGCGAGACCGGCGACGGCGAGGAGGCCGTCCGCCTCGCCGCGCGACTGGGCCCCGACGTGGTGCTGATGGACCTCCGGCTGACCGACGACACCGCCCCCGGCACCCGCGTCAACGGCCTCGACGCGACCCGCCGGATCATCGCCGACACCCCCGGCAGCCGGGTCGTCGTCCTCACCGGCTCCGGCACCCAGGGGGACGTCGTACGGGCGATGGAGGCCGGCGCCCGCGGCTACATCCTCAAGGCCGGCCCGCCCGAGGAACTCTTCCGCGCCGTGCGTGCCGCGGCGGCCGGCGGGATGGGGCTCGCGCCCGAGGCCGCCGGACATCTCGCCGGGCATCTGGCCGATCCGGGCGGCGCCCTGACCGACCGTGAGATCGAGGTCGTACGGCTGCTGGCGCTGGGCCACAGCAACCGGGCCATCGCCGCCGCCCTCCATCTCACCGAGGCCACGATCAAGACCCATCTGGTCCGCGTCTACCGCAAGCTCGGCACCGAGAACCGGGCGAGCACGGTGTCCGAGGCGGTCCGGCGGGGGCTGCTCGAACTGGGCTGAACCGGGCTGAACCGGGGCTCCGTCGAGGCGAAGGGCTCGCTCAGTGGGCGCCCGTCGGCTCGAACTCGGTGCCGCACGGGCCCGCCCCCTCGCTCTCCGCCAGGGCCACGGGGGTGCCGCTCATCGTCAGCGTCTCGTAGTAGTGGCCGATGCGTTCCGTGGAACGGCCCACGTAGTGGCCGATGAAGGAGCGGCGGAAGCGGTCGGTGGTGCGGTTGGGCTGGGAGCCGTGCACGAGGCTGCCGTTGAAGAAGAGGACGTCGCCCGGCCGCATGTCGACGGGCACGGTGGTCAGTCCGGGCGGCGGCGGGACGTACTCCCGGACGAACGACACCTGCTCGTCCGCCTCCTCCGGGCAGAACAGATCCATGCGGTGCGTGCCCGGCACGACCTCCAGACCGCCGTTGTCCCGGTCGATCACATCGCAGGCGATCCACGCGGCGACACAGGTGCCCGGCTCGACCCGCAGATAGAAGTTGTCCTGGTGCAGCGCCTGCCCCCGGGCGCCCGGCGGCTTGAAGTAGAACATGCTCTGCGCGGCCAGCACCTCCTCCCCGAGCAGCCCTTCGAGGACGTCCCGCAGCCGGGCGTCGAGGAGCACCCGCAGCGAGAGCGCGTCGATGCGGTGCGGGTGCATCACCCGGGGGTGGACGTGCAGCGGGTCGG of Streptomyces phaeolivaceus contains these proteins:
- a CDS encoding phytanoyl-CoA dioxygenase family protein; the encoded protein is MAVTGKSESGARGRMSAEFEENGFLVVRGLFSPVEIEELCDRFAALQAGGPVPGHFQPRPAAPGEPADPLHVHPRVMHPHRIDALSLRVLLDARLRDVLEGLLGEEVLAAQSMFYFKPPGARGQALHQDNFYLRVEPGTCVAAWIACDVIDRDNGGLEVVPGTHRMDLFCPEEADEQVSFVREYVPPPPGLTTVPVDMRPGDVLFFNGSLVHGSQPNRTTDRFRRSFIGHYVGRSTERIGHYYETLTMSGTPVALAESEGAGPCGTEFEPTGAH
- a CDS encoding response regulator transcription factor, which gives rise to MTDPDAPATPALRVLIVDDHMVVRAGLRALLTGEPGFEVVGETGDGEEAVRLAARLGPDVVLMDLRLTDDTAPGTRVNGLDATRRIIADTPGSRVVVLTGSGTQGDVVRAMEAGARGYILKAGPPEELFRAVRAAAAGGMGLAPEAAGHLAGHLADPGGALTDREIEVVRLLALGHSNRAIAAALHLTEATIKTHLVRVYRKLGTENRASTVSEAVRRGLLELG
- a CDS encoding sensor histidine kinase — protein: MPAIAAPAFVRRGSLSLRRLPDLVFLTVVVGGVLRLVDVNSTLCWELVPLITLLSGGYVGGLALWDRLGSRGRPLWLAALLALWCAISWGMPASVATAYTWLALPLAILALRMFTGPAAVAAVGGITVLLVVVIARTSAPLHPELVVPPTAALWATVALYRAQQRLLGELRRTRAELARGQREAGRLAERARIARDLHDTLAQELAGSRMLLQAADRDWDRRPDLARTQVRTVVDALGAHLAETRTIIGDLTPPALEHGDLTTALRALCARDTTTPTRVLFRTEGEPGDLSRDRAAALLRVAQGLLANAREHARARHVWVTLDHRDRATVRVEVRDDGVGFDAGRTTARRGDRGLGLAAGRDRLRALGGSLTVRSAPGRGTLARASLPVDTLALAGPAVGR